The DNA window ttaaaataacaatttagtgttttaatagcaatttcataaattaattttgttgatattagttaaagtaaataataaattttaagaaatataTTATAAGTTATTTAcaacaaactttatgaaaagaagtaatttgatatatacaaataagTATTATCATAGAAAAATTgttgtttaattttcaattatttttaaaaatttaaaactttatgctAGAATAGATGAATAAATACGTTGAAAAGATAAAGCTGAGTATAAAAggaataatattttttggaataataaaaattgataaaattcaataaatcaaTTGATAcaagataattttatttaattcaacttcaattttgtcaaaaaaacaAATTGTCCACCACTTGAAAGCttagaaaacaattaatatttaagtCTAATTGTTAACTATTAAACCGAATTCAgcaaaatcaaaaagaaaaataaagaatataatTACGAAATATATTCACAAAAATAACTAAGACATAACTTTAAGTAAAGGATAATTAAGTCATTtagaatttaaaaagtaaaagtgGAATGTTAATTATTAACTTGTGGAGTTTATAAATCCGTGTGTTTTGTTTTACTTATCTTAACAATAATTATTTCCATATACAAAAGGATTTGATTTTTCCTAATATTATTTGTATCAGGACAATCAAAAAAGTATTATAAATACGCATACACCATACACACTCttcattaataaaattcaaGACATTTacaatctttttaatttaatttctgtCTCTACATTTAATCGATTTCTTTGCATTAAAAGAAGATGAAATTTAAAGCCGGCGACAAGGTGGAAGTTTGCTGCAAACAGAATGGCTACGTTGGTTCATACTACGAAGCTACAGTGGTCGAACCGCTTGATCAGGACCACTCCTACTCGGTTCGCTATAAGTATTCGGTAGAAGAAAACACGAGTTTGACGGAGATTGTTCCTGCCGATGAAGTTCGGCCGCCTCCTCCTCCGGCACCGGGAATGTCTCCGAAGATTAGTGGGTTTTTGAGATACAAGGCGGTTGATGCTTTTGACGGAGTTGGGTGGTGGGTCGGTCAGATCACTAGGAAGAAGGGTTCGAGTCAGTACGATGTTTATTTGACGACTATTGGTCTTGAACTGACTCTTCAATCTTCTCAGTTGAGGCCTCACTTGGATTGGGATCATAATGAATCTAAATGGGACAGTAGGGTTTATCGTTAATTAGTAGATTAATTACAGtgtatttatatctttttttttaattacaagaatggtttttgtaattaattagtagattatagtattttatttcatatttttaattataagaaTGGTTTTTGTATAAGTAACAATTTTAATCGCTAATACATAATTTAGTTGAGATGCATTAAATTAGATGTTTTTCTTCTGGTATGTTTATCAGAGGCGATAAGAGTATAGATAAA is part of the Mercurialis annua linkage group LG3, ddMerAnnu1.2, whole genome shotgun sequence genome and encodes:
- the LOC126672169 gene encoding DUF724 domain-containing protein 3-like — translated: MKFKAGDKVEVCCKQNGYVGSYYEATVVEPLDQDHSYSVRYKYSVEENTSLTEIVPADEVRPPPPPAPGMSPKISGFLRYKAVDAFDGVGWWVGQITRKKGSSQYDVYLTTIGLELTLQSSQLRPHLDWDHNESKWDSRVYR